One genomic region from Chthonomonas calidirosea T49 encodes:
- a CDS encoding glycoside hydrolase family 3 C-terminal domain-containing protein: MGKTKRSLKVNRRDFFTLGAATLLAAISLPDGDLLAFAQKEREKDLVYGIRRERFEWAQKKAAALVAQMTREEKISQVGNNVPAIPRLGLPAYNYYSGEALHGLVRGGPVTSFPLPLALANTWNPELQYQVYTAVSDEARAYHNRDGVGLAYYSPQTINTAKDPRWGRIEETLGEDPHLMSLMAVQAVRGMQGDDPNYLKTVACAKHYIANETDNDRTAVSETVDPRSFWEYYVRPFYACVVDGKVFSVMGAYNAVNGIPCCADKNLLTGILRERWGFQGYVTSDCDAIYNIYDPHHYATSLAEACAMGIKAGCDLDCGDTYPRHLGEAFEQHLLEEADLDKAVTRLLTARFLFGDLDPEPRCPYNKIPFSVVDSPKHRALALEAARQSIVLLKNDGILPLDKTALKSVAVIGPTAAIAHLGGYSGAPFLRVSPLSGIAQALGIGIHFDEVYAYQAVRLEGGPQLESSVEQGGTDIGFIKNGSWVEFPATDFAGKNEIEVRVASDTQGGTIEIHLDRLNGPLLCTLQVPHTGGWQNWISLKAPINGVIGKHKLFFLFKGGDGYLLNVAWYRLNPPSPPETHNPNGIALTYQQGCTITGARNDTMFQKAVEAARQADVAIVVAGVNQEVDAEGHDRDDIRLTGAQHELIQAVYQANPKTILVLSTNAPVAVTWEQENLPAIVAAIFAGQAQGTAIADVLFGNYNPSGKLATTWYKSVEDLPDFHDFDITKRTYMYFEGEPLYPFGYGLSYTTFQIGNIQVSHPRLTSGGSITVSVDVTNIGKRAGTEVVQLYVRPPKSPVKRPNKQLVDFKRVELRPGETKRVELSLPYESPALWYWDVAQSKFVLQPGTVTLMVGNSSAHIAHTTTIELV; the protein is encoded by the coding sequence ATGGGCAAAACAAAGCGTTCCCTGAAGGTGAACCGACGCGATTTCTTCACTCTTGGAGCCGCAACCCTCCTCGCAGCTATCAGTCTGCCAGATGGTGATCTGCTAGCCTTCGCGCAGAAAGAGAGGGAAAAAGACCTGGTTTACGGCATACGCCGAGAGCGATTCGAATGGGCGCAAAAAAAGGCCGCTGCCTTGGTAGCACAGATGACGCGAGAGGAGAAGATCAGCCAGGTGGGCAACAATGTGCCGGCTATCCCTCGTTTAGGTCTGCCGGCCTATAACTACTACTCCGGCGAAGCTCTCCACGGCCTCGTGCGAGGAGGCCCAGTAACCTCTTTTCCCCTCCCGCTTGCCCTCGCAAACACCTGGAATCCCGAATTGCAGTACCAAGTCTACACGGCCGTCTCCGATGAAGCGCGCGCCTACCACAATCGCGACGGCGTTGGCCTTGCCTACTATTCTCCGCAAACCATCAACACAGCAAAAGACCCTCGCTGGGGGCGCATTGAGGAGACTTTAGGAGAAGACCCCCATCTCATGAGCCTCATGGCGGTACAGGCGGTTCGTGGTATGCAGGGCGATGACCCCAACTATCTCAAGACTGTGGCATGCGCCAAACACTATATTGCCAATGAAACCGACAACGACCGCACCGCTGTCTCAGAAACGGTAGATCCCCGCAGTTTCTGGGAGTACTATGTACGCCCCTTCTATGCCTGTGTGGTAGATGGGAAGGTTTTCTCCGTGATGGGCGCTTACAACGCGGTCAACGGCATTCCCTGCTGTGCCGACAAGAACCTTCTCACCGGAATTCTGCGCGAGCGATGGGGTTTTCAAGGCTATGTCACTTCCGACTGCGACGCCATCTACAATATCTACGACCCTCATCACTACGCCACATCGCTGGCTGAAGCCTGTGCCATGGGCATTAAAGCCGGCTGCGATCTCGATTGTGGAGACACCTATCCACGCCACCTCGGGGAAGCATTCGAACAGCACCTGCTCGAGGAGGCCGACCTCGACAAAGCCGTTACGCGTCTCCTTACCGCACGCTTTCTTTTCGGCGACCTCGACCCCGAACCGAGATGCCCTTACAACAAAATTCCTTTCAGTGTGGTGGACTCGCCCAAACATCGCGCCCTTGCCCTCGAAGCTGCGCGTCAATCCATTGTGCTTCTCAAAAACGACGGCATTCTCCCGTTAGACAAAACCGCTCTAAAATCGGTGGCGGTTATCGGGCCTACGGCAGCCATCGCGCACTTGGGCGGCTACAGCGGGGCGCCCTTCCTCCGAGTCTCTCCTCTTAGCGGCATCGCCCAAGCCCTCGGCATCGGCATCCATTTCGATGAGGTTTATGCCTATCAAGCGGTTCGGCTTGAAGGAGGACCGCAGCTCGAATCCTCTGTGGAGCAGGGCGGTACCGACATCGGCTTCATTAAAAACGGCTCTTGGGTGGAGTTTCCCGCTACTGACTTCGCCGGTAAAAACGAGATCGAGGTTCGAGTTGCCAGCGATACCCAGGGCGGTACCATCGAGATTCACCTCGATCGTCTTAACGGGCCACTCCTTTGTACCCTACAGGTTCCACACACTGGCGGCTGGCAAAACTGGATCAGTCTTAAAGCACCTATCAATGGGGTGATAGGCAAGCATAAGCTCTTCTTCCTCTTCAAAGGTGGCGATGGCTACTTGCTGAATGTGGCCTGGTATCGACTTAATCCGCCTTCTCCTCCGGAAACCCACAATCCAAACGGTATCGCCTTAACCTATCAGCAAGGCTGCACCATTACCGGTGCCCGTAACGACACCATGTTCCAGAAAGCTGTCGAAGCCGCACGCCAGGCCGATGTGGCTATCGTTGTGGCCGGTGTGAATCAAGAGGTAGATGCAGAGGGGCATGATCGTGACGACATTCGGCTTACCGGTGCACAGCATGAGCTCATTCAGGCCGTCTATCAGGCCAATCCAAAAACGATTCTTGTTCTTTCTACTAACGCCCCTGTGGCGGTTACCTGGGAACAAGAAAACCTTCCGGCCATCGTGGCCGCCATTTTCGCCGGTCAGGCCCAAGGAACGGCCATTGCCGACGTGCTCTTCGGTAACTACAACCCCAGCGGTAAGCTCGCTACCACCTGGTACAAAAGCGTCGAAGACCTGCCAGACTTCCACGACTTCGATATCACTAAGCGTACCTACATGTACTTTGAGGGCGAGCCGCTCTACCCCTTTGGCTATGGCCTTAGCTATACCACCTTCCAGATTGGAAATATCCAAGTATCTCATCCGCGTCTCACGTCAGGCGGCTCTATCACCGTATCGGTGGACGTCACCAATATAGGAAAGCGAGCAGGCACCGAGGTGGTTCAGCTCTATGTTCGACCGCCTAAATCGCCTGTCAAGCGACCCAACAAGCAGCTCGTGGACTTTAAGCGAGTGGAGCTCCGTCCTGGTGAGACCAAACGCGTGGAGCTGAGCCTTCCCTACGAATCTCCTGCACTCTGGTATTGGGATGTCGCTCAGTCCAAATTCGTCCTCCAACCTGGCACCGTCACGCTCATGGTCGGTAACTCCTCCGCCCACATCGCCCATACAACGACCATCGAACTGGTCTGA
- the smc gene encoding chromosome segregation protein SMC, with protein sequence MQLKQLQLLGFKTFADRIELQIGPGLTAIVGPNGSGKSNIVDAILWVLGEQNPRLLRAERAQDVIFSGSDKRKPLGMAEVRLLLDNSDHFLPISFSEVSISRRIYRSGESQYFINGAPCRMKDIVELFLDTGAGKGAYAVVGQQEVDAVLSARPEDRRELFEEAAGIKKYRVKKREALRKLEAAEANLQRVRDILRELEAQKEPLERQVIAARRYLGYQERLREIEVGLLVAEAKQADYELYGIRQEQELDRAELHRIEIQQAQFEQHLAELTEQVVQVEENLEIARTNHQNLLSMAERLQSRMAVLEERARAAVRTKEQALQEIAELNTQKELLENLIASEAEESARLQAELAEREQAWAAEQAALQAVEQAVAEILRELEAQRSQQLRRAEERAGRLAALDGVKARLDETRQQLDALLKEATLLQEQRLQAEERLRQLTVEQAQRRAQRDELYQTQEHLETQQKGLQAEADACRNRWEAARRAYSEQAARLSTLIELQESYEGFYYGVRALLQAARAGAVRGDYRPVVDLLTVPKPYRIAIEVALGSSLQDIVTPSAEEAKAGIAWLKQHRAGRVTFLPLTLLRPGRPLDPLPAEEGIEGVAVNLVGFDNRYVPAIQLLLGRVVVVRNLDTAITLSRRLSGWSRMVTLEGELLTPGGALTGGSLQGLGAHLVGRKGEIDDLKTRLPDLQAEVDRLATQHKELLQKQQETAKEHANLMQELANLDQAIAIAAGTQAAAERELARLQRQEVEHQQAQQLLKTRIGELEKEQERLENLILSRHEDDTDAENALIALQKEVEIRIAKRDALRSNAARLEVETTELRTQLQGLKRSQQENRQALEELQRRIEQRKSLHAQIQQEEAKVAEETTRLAEQRQQILRQLQEAEKSVQQCLTSRQQKLDAHTKTNEALREATQRHREITVRLHETELRIARLEMQLSQAAERLLQEYNLPIEQALCYQETVALDENTVREVARLRREIRAMGHVNTGAIEEFERLTERCDFLTTQQADLEKSRAGLLDTISEIDASTRDIFLQTFEAVREEFDRLFKRLFGGGRAQLLLTNPNDLLETGIEIIAQPPGKKAQNLSLLSGGERALTAIALLFAFLSVRPSPFVILDEVDAPLDGANVEKFVQLVREFSERSQFLVITHNPVTMEAAPIWYGVTMREPGVSSIISYRVPQLKESDPTQLSEVGSPNGEKTFS encoded by the coding sequence GTGCAACTTAAACAGCTTCAGCTACTTGGCTTTAAAACCTTTGCCGACCGTATCGAGCTCCAGATCGGCCCTGGGCTCACCGCCATTGTGGGGCCGAACGGCTCGGGTAAATCCAACATCGTAGATGCCATCCTCTGGGTGCTAGGCGAACAGAACCCTCGTCTCCTTCGCGCCGAACGCGCTCAGGATGTTATCTTCAGTGGCTCCGATAAACGCAAACCTCTTGGCATGGCAGAGGTGCGCCTTCTGCTCGACAATTCCGATCACTTCTTGCCCATCTCCTTTTCTGAAGTCAGCATTTCCCGACGTATCTATCGCTCCGGCGAAAGCCAATACTTCATTAACGGCGCTCCCTGCCGCATGAAAGACATTGTGGAGCTGTTTCTAGATACCGGCGCCGGCAAAGGCGCCTACGCCGTTGTTGGGCAACAGGAAGTGGACGCTGTCCTTTCAGCCCGCCCAGAAGATCGGCGTGAGCTGTTTGAGGAGGCCGCAGGCATCAAAAAGTATCGTGTCAAAAAGCGGGAGGCTCTACGTAAACTGGAGGCGGCCGAGGCCAACCTCCAACGCGTGCGCGATATCCTTCGTGAGCTGGAAGCGCAAAAAGAACCCCTGGAGCGCCAAGTCATCGCCGCCCGCCGCTATCTCGGCTACCAAGAGCGCTTACGCGAAATTGAGGTCGGCCTGCTTGTTGCCGAGGCGAAACAGGCGGATTATGAGCTCTATGGCATCCGTCAAGAGCAAGAGCTGGATCGTGCAGAACTGCATCGCATCGAAATACAACAGGCTCAGTTCGAGCAGCATCTTGCCGAGCTAACAGAGCAAGTGGTTCAGGTGGAAGAGAATTTGGAGATCGCGCGCACAAACCACCAAAACCTGCTCTCCATGGCGGAACGTCTCCAGAGCCGTATGGCCGTTTTAGAGGAGCGCGCCCGCGCCGCCGTTCGCACCAAAGAACAAGCTCTTCAAGAGATCGCCGAGCTGAATACTCAGAAAGAGCTACTGGAAAATTTGATCGCTTCAGAGGCCGAAGAGAGCGCGCGCCTGCAAGCCGAACTGGCGGAACGTGAACAGGCGTGGGCTGCCGAGCAAGCGGCCCTCCAAGCAGTTGAACAGGCCGTCGCCGAGATTTTACGCGAGTTGGAGGCGCAGCGAAGCCAGCAACTACGACGCGCTGAAGAGCGGGCTGGCCGCCTCGCTGCACTAGACGGAGTAAAAGCTCGCCTTGACGAAACCCGCCAACAGCTCGATGCCCTGCTGAAAGAAGCGACCCTGCTACAAGAGCAGCGACTACAGGCTGAGGAGCGCCTGCGCCAACTTACCGTAGAGCAGGCGCAAAGAAGAGCCCAAAGGGATGAGCTATACCAAACCCAAGAGCATCTAGAGACCCAACAAAAAGGGTTGCAGGCGGAGGCCGATGCGTGCCGCAATCGCTGGGAAGCAGCTCGACGTGCCTACTCCGAGCAGGCTGCACGCCTCTCTACCCTCATAGAGCTGCAGGAAAGCTATGAAGGCTTCTATTATGGAGTGCGGGCTCTGCTTCAAGCCGCTCGGGCGGGTGCCGTTCGAGGGGACTATCGCCCTGTGGTAGACCTCCTCACCGTTCCAAAACCCTACCGTATCGCTATTGAAGTTGCGCTAGGTAGTAGTTTACAAGACATCGTTACCCCTTCGGCAGAAGAGGCTAAAGCCGGCATCGCCTGGCTTAAGCAACATCGAGCCGGGCGTGTTACCTTTCTTCCCCTTACTCTGTTGCGCCCAGGCCGTCCTCTCGACCCTCTTCCTGCAGAGGAAGGAATCGAAGGTGTGGCCGTCAATCTCGTTGGTTTCGATAACCGCTACGTTCCGGCGATTCAGCTTCTTCTCGGACGCGTGGTGGTTGTGCGCAATCTAGATACAGCGATTACGCTGTCTCGTCGTCTTTCCGGCTGGTCGCGCATGGTTACTCTGGAAGGAGAGCTGCTCACTCCAGGAGGGGCGCTCACCGGCGGCTCCCTACAAGGATTGGGGGCCCACCTTGTAGGACGTAAAGGAGAGATAGATGACCTAAAAACTCGCTTACCCGACCTTCAAGCCGAGGTGGATCGTCTCGCCACCCAACATAAAGAGCTGCTTCAAAAACAACAGGAGACCGCCAAAGAGCATGCCAACCTCATGCAGGAGCTTGCCAACCTCGATCAGGCCATCGCCATCGCCGCCGGCACCCAGGCCGCAGCTGAAAGAGAGCTTGCGCGTCTTCAACGCCAGGAGGTAGAGCATCAACAAGCCCAGCAACTGCTTAAAACCCGCATCGGCGAGCTGGAAAAGGAGCAAGAAAGGCTTGAAAACCTCATTCTCTCGCGCCATGAGGACGACACGGATGCCGAAAACGCCCTCATCGCCCTGCAGAAGGAGGTCGAAATTCGTATCGCTAAGCGGGATGCCCTTCGCAGCAACGCCGCTCGACTGGAGGTAGAAACCACCGAACTTCGTACACAACTTCAGGGACTAAAGCGCTCACAACAAGAGAATCGCCAAGCGCTTGAAGAGTTACAACGTCGCATAGAGCAACGCAAAAGCCTACATGCTCAGATACAGCAGGAAGAAGCCAAAGTCGCAGAGGAGACGACGCGCCTAGCCGAACAACGACAACAGATCCTGCGCCAGCTGCAAGAGGCCGAAAAATCGGTACAGCAGTGTCTCACTAGTCGCCAGCAGAAACTCGATGCCCACACCAAAACAAACGAAGCGCTGCGCGAAGCGACTCAACGCCATAGGGAGATCACAGTGCGTCTGCATGAAACAGAACTGCGCATCGCGCGCCTCGAAATGCAGCTCTCTCAAGCAGCAGAAAGGCTACTTCAAGAGTATAACCTCCCTATAGAACAGGCTCTCTGTTATCAAGAGACGGTTGCGCTAGATGAGAATACCGTGCGAGAGGTTGCGCGTCTACGTCGTGAAATACGGGCGATGGGCCACGTCAATACAGGAGCCATTGAGGAGTTCGAGCGACTGACAGAACGCTGCGACTTTCTCACCACACAACAGGCAGATTTAGAAAAAAGCCGAGCAGGACTATTGGACACAATCTCAGAGATTGATGCTAGCACACGTGATATCTTTCTGCAGACCTTCGAGGCCGTGCGCGAAGAGTTCGACCGACTTTTTAAGCGGCTTTTCGGTGGAGGTAGGGCCCAGCTTCTTCTTACGAACCCCAACGATCTGTTAGAAACCGGCATCGAGATCATCGCCCAACCTCCCGGCAAAAAGGCTCAAAATCTTTCCCTTCTCTCCGGCGGAGAGCGGGCGTTAACCGCTATCGCCTTGCTGTTTGCCTTTTTGTCCGTGCGGCCCAGCCCCTTTGTCATCCTCGATGAAGTGGATGCCCCTCTCGATGGCGCCAACGTGGAGAAGTTTGTTCAGCTTGTGCGTGAATTTAGCGAACGAAGCCAGTTTCTGGTGATCACCCACAACCCCGTCACCATGGAGGCAGCTCCGATCTGGTATGGTGTCACGATGCGCGAGCCGGGAGTAAGTAGTATTATAAGCTATCGCGTGCCTCAACTGAAGGAAAGCGATCCAACGCAGCTGTCGGAGGTGGGAAGTCCTAATGGAGAGAAGACATTTTCTTAA